attaattacatcttcagcatttaatatgcattaattactttcttaaaataactaaaatgattggtccagaatcagtcatacatgcacacaatagatagtgaaaacatttgaacctatctatatatatatatatatatatatatatatatatatatatatatatatatatatatatatatatatatatatatatatatgtttctacATGTGTGTTTTTGAAATGCAAGCCGACCTATATACGGTTCTCATCTATTAGAGGTCACTGATGTTGGTAATTGATGAATTTAAGGAGTTTGCCTTTTCAAAAAAAACATTCCTACTAATGAAATAATTAATGAATAAATCATAACTGATTTCCTATGCGTATTAAAGGAGTTGATTGGTTATGGCTTAGCTCGgttcgagctcgtttaataaacgagcttcaTATTTAGGCTCGGCTcaggctcgtttaattcgatctcgagtcaagtttttaacgagtcgatcccgagtagctcggctcacttacactCTTGTAAAAATTAGACAAGAAAGTATTCAAGTCTACACAACTCCGTTGGTTTTGTACAAGGGTCAAATGGCAATAATGTCTAAACATAaatgaccaaaactgaaaattgcaAATAAGAGCTGTAAGGACTCGTTAGCGCATACTCGTAGCGAAAGGCTGTATCTGCAATTTTGCAATGGGGGTTTCAGTCGATTTGCTTCGTAGTTTCTGAAACCAAACCCCAACAACATGCATATTCGCTAACAAGATTCATCATTCCCCAACAAGTTGAGTTCATGCATCTTCTAAGTTCTGAGGTAAGAATCTTGATTTTGCTTGGGTTAGGGATTTAAACATTGGGGATTTGTTTTGGGTTTCTGTTATTCTGCATACTACTCATAAACATGTAGCGAATTCTGAGTAAAAGAATAACCCACATCGTAAGACGTATTTGAATTAAAACTCCCACGAAACACTCATTCAAGCTGAAAAAGGTGGCCGGTGAGATTCAAGCTAAGAATACTCGATCGTGTGATATAATGACATTGGATGTTAAATGTCACAATATTTTAAAACGTTCTTATTGAGGGTGATTGTTTTAGCACTTTGAATGTTAAAAGATTATTTCGCCTAAATAAATATCAATCtatcatatttgttttgtgtGGTCTAAAGTTTTAAATATcaattcattttttttaacattttataatcattttaaaattttatttttatcaaatgaCTATTATACCACTCATTAATCTAAGTTTAAAATATCATCTATATCCATTTAAAACTTTCAAAATATCACATTTATTCAAATTATTATTTTACTCCATTTTAATAATTGAATTATTTCATCAACTTTTTTGCCTTGTTTGCATTGCTGTACGTGACCCTGCTTCAGAGTTTTCTACAATATTGTTTCTTTAtgttaacacacacacacacatatatatataaataataaaatcatacAAAGGTGTATTAACCAACTGGTCTTCACCTCCTCTGCTAGGATTGTAAACATACACAAATGCAATTTAAATCCCAAACATTTTGAAGAAAAATATTTTAACAAATAGAAAACATAGGATAGGCGGTTATATTTGCCAACTACTTAGATAAAATAAAAGACTAGCCACAAGTTTGAAGAACAATAGAGTACAAATGTTAAAGGACAATACAAATCAAGATCTTTTTCCTAAAAATTTCTTAAATAAAGTTTGAAGAACAatagaaccccccccccccccccccccccccccaattctaTGGGGCCCACAACTACATTTAGCAAAAGAGAAGGTAGACTTAAATGAATGATGAAATATATAGACAAACAAGACAAATAGAGTGAATGATATTTCAACAAGTTTTGGATCAATTTCATTTCAATGGAATAATTGAGATAAGCATCCATTTTACATCAATATGTAGGGATTCATTTCAGTTTATTAAGATATGTGCAAACTATGATGATGATGAAGCTGGCATCTTGTAAACAGACTGAACTTTTGATTCCAACAAAGAAACATATTTATCAAGCATGGAGATTACTACTTCTAGATCAGTCACTTGCTGTTCTATAGCATCAATTTGCTGAACATACTCATCAAAATTCTCACTTTTCGCCTTCAATCGTTCAACAAAAACCCTCAATCCAGAGGCAACATCACCAAATCCTTCATATTCTTCTGCTACTTTCAGATTCATAGTTTCCAACAACTTGAGCACATTGTTTGTACCCTAGAGAAACACATTTCAGAAATCAACATCACAAGTTCTAAAAACATGAAGGAAAATGTAGAGGAAACCTGAAGATCGCCTTTAATCATAGTGGTAACATTCGTAAATAGATCGTTGAGAGCTTCAGTGAGTTCATCGTGTTCCTGTGTTACCATATTTTCAGCCATGGCGACAAAATTATGCACCTGAAGTGGAACAATCAATTGAATTATTAGACTAATAGACGATGAATCTATCGATAAGAAAAAGTGTAATAATTATCTGTTAATAATCAAATTTTGCAATGTTCCTACTCGATAGAACTTAGAAGAAGTAATCGCTGTATGAGTTTCAGTAATCCCTAATAAACGAATCGAATTATTAAACTAATGGCAGATGAATCATCTATTGATAACTCGAAGGAAAACGTAAATATTTACCAGTAGAACAAGACGTCGGAGCTGCAGATAATGGCGGAGACACTCGTCGGCGGTGGTGAGAAGACATAGATCCGACTACACAAGAGCGAGGGTCTAGATTAGAAGGCTTTTAGATTTAGGGTAAACTACAAATATAGTCCCTGGATTTATCTTCAACGTATAGTTTTGGTCCATTGGGATTACTGTTTGGCTTATTATTCCAAAATTGACCATGGTGTGTCATTTTGGTCTCAATCCTATTAACATTAACGGATATTAATCATATTATGTGGAGAATGCATGGGGTTCAATTGAATATCTATTAGTCCAATTTAATACTTATATCACAAACAATGATGGTTAGCGAAAAAAGCGTTTGCAGTACGAAATGGGTATTGCTTATAGTTAAAACCATAAACTGTATGTCCTAATattatttgaaaaaaattataaactgcACCACACAGGTTTAAATTATGTGATAACTGATAAGGTGTGGTTTGTTTTAATTAAACTATCATTTATTCAAACTGCACCACACAGGTTTAAACAAAAGACTATtacattaaaaataatatattttgaaatTCAACCATAAAACAAGTATGTTTAATATTGTAACATACAAAACCAAAGATGTGAAGATGACTTACATTAGACtttacttttcaaagattttaAAGGGTGATATGTACCGAAAACCTTGTTTAGGTATTATGTTAATCATGTATGATGTCGTCTTAATCGCTTCAGCCAAATGTCAAATGACCTGGAACGTTTTTGTCACGAATCATGCTCTTATAAATCTCTTGACCATGGGTTTCTTTACCAGCTCAAATACATCCAATTGTACAAGTTCAAGAGAATAAAGGATACTACGCTTgatagttcaactttttgaagGGTTATTGAAGGGCCTTGCTAAACTGACAACATTCGCATATCATATATTTGTTCACATCAAGTTGGGGTAGGAAAAGGACTTGCTTTTTCTTCATCGTAAGCTCAATTTTTTTCATATGTCACATGTATGAGATGCATGTGTCACAAGTAAGCATGTTGGTTCTTCTATGTCTTCTCTACATACGTTGTTTGGGA
The genomic region above belongs to Lactuca sativa cultivar Salinas chromosome 4, Lsat_Salinas_v11, whole genome shotgun sequence and contains:
- the LOC111876043 gene encoding biogenesis of lysosome-related organelles complex 1 subunit 2, with translation MAENMVTQEHDELTEALNDLFTNVTTMIKGDLQGTNNVLKLLETMNLKVAEEYEGFGDVASGLRVFVERLKAKSENFDEYVQQIDAIEQQVTDLEVVISMLDKYVSLLESKVQSVYKMPASSSS